Proteins encoded within one genomic window of Polaribacter sp. NJDZ03:
- a CDS encoding PKD domain-containing protein: MKQIIKNIENNISKLGILALLISLGIMFSCEDNTLPETGSIADLTAPQSSFSFTQGVGPDEEWKDYTFSNQSQSSTTYSWAFGDGDTSTEIEPAHTFAGEGTYTVTLTAKDGLEVMSTSSQEITVIKPLVVVAITPEISGADFEDIAEVCGTGDSRDCWRLSGAAIHKTTSDGESDTRGVKYPSGNGDNRVTYQAFSVSPNTKYALTVRYALQADGDAIRASVIDGQLSNFSEFASATLLGQESGTINDGKGNFNTITVSFETGANTDISILFDHDGNTKDSYLDNAAVKPE, from the coding sequence ATGAAACAAATAATAAAAAATATAGAAAACAATATTTCTAAACTAGGAATATTAGCATTACTAATTTCTTTAGGAATAATGTTCTCTTGTGAAGACAATACTTTACCAGAAACAGGTTCAATAGCAGATTTAACAGCACCACAATCTAGTTTTTCTTTTACACAAGGAGTAGGACCAGATGAAGAATGGAAAGACTATACCTTTTCTAATCAGTCACAAAGTTCAACAACTTATTCTTGGGCTTTTGGAGACGGTGATACATCAACAGAAATAGAACCAGCGCATACATTTGCAGGAGAAGGTACTTATACAGTTACTTTAACGGCAAAAGATGGTTTAGAAGTTATGAGTACGTCTTCTCAAGAAATTACAGTTATTAAACCATTAGTAGTTGTTGCAATTACACCAGAAATTTCTGGAGCAGATTTTGAAGATATTGCAGAGGTTTGTGGTACTGGAGATAGTAGAGATTGTTGGAGATTAAGTGGAGCAGCAATCCATAAAACAACTAGTGATGGAGAAAGTGATACAAGAGGAGTAAAATACCCTTCAGGAAATGGAGATAACAGAGTTACATATCAAGCATTTTCTGTTTCGCCAAACACTAAATATGCTTTAACAGTTCGTTATGCTTTACAAGCAGATGGAGATGCAATTAGAGCAAGTGTAATTGATGGTCAGTTGTCTAACTTTAGTGAATTTGCATCAGCAACACTTTTAGGTCAAGAATCTGGCACTATAAATGATGGAAAAGGAAATTTTAATACGATTACAGTAAGTTTTGAAACCGGAGCAAATACAGATATTTCTATCTTATTTGATCATGATGGAAACACAAAAGATTCTTATTTAGATAATGCAGCTGTAAAACCAGAATAA